The following proteins come from a genomic window of Acinonyx jubatus isolate Ajub_Pintada_27869175 chromosome C1, VMU_Ajub_asm_v1.0, whole genome shotgun sequence:
- the LYPLA2 gene encoding acyl-protein thioesterase 2: MAGFPGLERKFRRGRPRGKRVCLCRRKRRIAREVSKPPGSGGPSRGALQCMCGNTMSVPLLTDAATVSGAERETAAVIFLHGLGDTGHSWADALSTIRLPHVKYICPHAPRIPVTLNMKMVMPSWFDLMGLSPDAPEDEAGIKKAAENIKALIEHEMKNGIPANRIVLGGFSQGGALSLYTALTCPHPLAGIVALSCWLPLHRAFPQAANGSAKDLAILQCHGELDPMVPVRFGALTAEKLRSVVTPARVQFKTYPGVMHSSCPQEMAAVKEFLEKLLPPV, from the exons ATGGCTGGGTTCCCGGGACTCGAACGGAAGTTCCGGCGGGGGCGGCCGAGGGGGAAGAGAGTGTGTCTGtgcaggagaaagaggagaatcgCCCGAGAGGTCTCGAAACCCCCAGGGAGTGGAG GCCCCAGCCGTGGAGCCCTGCAGTGTATGTGTGGTAACACCATGTCTGTGCCCCTGCTCACCGATGCTGCCACTGTGTCTGGAGCTGAGCGGGAAACGGCTGCG GTTATTTTTTTACATGGACTTGGAGACACAGG GCACAGCTGGGCTGACGCCCTCTCCACCATCCGGCTCCCTCACGTCAAGTACATCTGTCCCCATGC accccggATCCCTGTGACGCTCAACATGAAGATGGTGATGCCCTCCTG GTTTGACCTAATGGGGCTGAGTCCTGATGCCCCAGAGGACGAGGCCGGCATCAAGAAGGCAGCAGAGAACA tcaAGGCCTTGATTGAGCACGAGATGAAGAATGGGATCCCTGCCAACCGAATCGTCCTGGGAGGCTTTTCACAG ggTGGGGCCCTGTCCCTCTACACGGCCCTtacctgtccccaccccctggcTGGCATCGTGGCATTGAGCTGCTGGCTGCCTCTGCATCGGGCCTTCCCCCAG GCCGCCAATGGCAGCGCCAAGGACCTGGCCATCTTGCAGTGCCACGGGGAGCTGGACCCCATGGTTCCAGTACGGTTTGGGGCCCTGACGGCCGAGAAGCTTCGGTCCGTCGTCACACCTGCCAGGGTCCAGTTCAAGACGTACCCAGGTGTCATGCACAGCTCCTGCCCTCAG gaGATGGCAGCCGTGAAGGAGTTTCTTGAGAAGCTGCTGCCTCCTGTCTAA
- the GALE gene encoding UDP-glucose 4-epimerase: MAEKVLVTGGAGYIGSHTVLELLEAGYLPVVIDNFHNAIRGRGSMPESLQRVQELTGRSVEFEEMDILDQAALQCLFKKHHFMAVIHFAGLKAVGESVQKPLDYYRVNLTGTIQLLEIMRAHGVKNLVFSSSATVYGNPQYLPLDEAHPTGGCTNPYGKSKFFIEEMIRDLCRADKTWNAVLLRYFNPIGAHASGCIGEDPQGIPNNLMPYVSQVAIGRREALNVFGNDYDTEDGTGVRDYIHVVDLAKGHIAALRKLKEQCGCRIYNLGTGTGYSVLQMVQAMEKASGQKIPYKVVARREGDVAACYANPSLALKELGWTAALGLDRMCEDLWRWQKQNPSGFGAQA, from the exons ATGGCAGAGAAGGTGCTGGTGACAGGCGGCGCTGGCTACATCGGCAGCCACACGGTGCTGGAACTGCTGGAGGCCGGCTATTTGCCTGTGGTCATTGACAATTTCCATAACGCCATCCGTG GAAGGGGCTCCATGCCTGAGAGCCTACAGCGGGTTCAGGAGCTGACAGGCCGCTCTGTGGAGTTTGAGGAGATGGACATCTTGGACCAGGCAGCCCTACAGTGTCTCTTCAAGAAG CATCACTTTATGGCAGTCATCCACTTTGCGGGTCTCAAGGCCGTGGGAGAGTCCGTGCAGAAGCCTCTGGATTATTACAGAGTTAACCTGACAGGAACCATTCAGCTTCTGGAG ATCATGAGGGCCCACGGCGTGAAGAACCTGGTGTTCAGCAGCTCGGCTACTGTGTACGGGAATCCCCAGTACCTGCCcctggatgaggcccaccccaCAGGTGGCTGTACCAACCCCTATGGCAAGTCCAAGTTCTTCATCGAGGAAATGATCCGGGACCTGTGCCGGGCAGACAAG ACCTGGAACGCAGTGCTGCTGCGGTATTTCAACCCCATAGGCGCCCATGCCTCGGGCTGCATCGGTGAAGATCCCCAAGGCATCCCCAACAACCTCATGCCCTACGTCTCCCAG GTGGCAATTGGGCGACGGGAGGCACTGAATGTCTTTGGCAATGACTATGACACAGAGGATGGCACAG GTGTCCGGGATTACATCCATGTCGTGGATCTGGCCAAGGGCCACATCGCGGCCTTGAGGAAGCTGAAGGAGCAGTGTGGCTGTCGG ATCTATAACCTGGGCACGGGCACGGGCTACTCGGTGCTACAGATGGTCCAGGCCATGGAAAAGGCTTCCGGGCAGAAG ATCCCATACAAGGTGGTGGCACGGCGGGAAGGCGACGTGGCTGCCTGTTATGCCAACCCCAGCCTGGCCCTCAAGGAGCTGGGCTGGACAGCAGCCTTAGGGCTGGACAGGATGT GTGAAGATCTGTGGCGCTGGCAGAAGCAGAATCCTTCCGGCTTTGGGGCGCAGGCCTGA